CAGATCCCTGCAGGAGATGCTGAAAAAATTTGGCGGTCCGGTGTTCCGTTTTTTCCAGAACCAATGGTCTTCTTTTATCGATGATCTAAAGCAGCTCCGGGCAGGTGCAAAATCTTCAAAAACGAAATCTGCAAAAAAACAGAAGGTCCGGAAAAAGCCCGCTGAAGAAAAAGATGTTGAAGACGCCTGGGAGCCGGAACCATCTCAGCCGGTTCACAGTGAGCCCATCATCTCAAGCTTTTCTGATCGGGATGATTTTCAATCTGAAATTCCTGAGGATGAACAACCTGGCTCCGGGCAAAAAGCACCCGCAGCAAAAAACAAAACAGAAGAATCAGGTGAATCTCCTGCAAATGAAAATGTAGCCATTACGTTTTCTGAACCGGAAAACAAGGATTACCATCTTCCCTCGATTGAGTCTCTTTCCCAGCCGGCTCATTCCGGCCAGCTAACGGATAAGAAAAATATTTATGAGAATGCAAGAAAGCTTGAGCGGACGTTTCAAAGCTTCGGAGTTAAGGCAAAAGTGACTCAAGTTCATCTTGGACCAGCGGTGACAAAGTATGAAGTTTACCCGGATGTAGGTGTAAAAGTAAGCAAAATCGTTAATTTAAGCGATGATTTGGCTCTTGCCCTTGCTGCGAAGGATATCCGGATTGAAGCGCCGATTCCGGGAAAATCAGCAATTGGAATCGAGGTACCGAATGCTGAAGTTGCGATGGTTTCCTTGCGGGAGGTGCTGGAATCCAAGCTCAATGACCGGCCGGACGCCAAGCTTTTGATTGGGCTTGGTCGTAATATTTCCGGTGAAGCGGTGCTTGCCGAGTTAAACAAAATGCCTCATTTACTCGTTGCAGGCGCGACCGGAAGCGGAAAAAGCGTTTGCGTAAATGGAATTATCATCAGCATTCTTATGAGAGCGAAGCCGCATGAAGTGAAGCTGATGATGATTGACCCAAAAATGGTTGAGCTTAACGTGTACAATGGAATTCCGCATCTTCTTGCGCCGGTCGTGACCGATCCGAAAAAAGCTTCACAAGCGCTGAAAAAGGTCGTTAACGAGATGGAGCGAAGATATGAATTGTTTTCACATACCGGTACGCGTAATATCGAAGGCTTTAACGACTATATCAAAAGAAGCAATCAGGAAGAAGGCGCTATGCAGGCGGAGCTTCCATATATCGTTGTGATCGTCGATGAGCTCGCCGACTTAATGATGGTGGCTTCATCCGATGTGGAGGACAGCATAACAAGACTGTCGCAAATGGCAAGGGCAGCCGGAATCCATATGATTATCGCGACTCAACGTCCTTCTGTTGATGTCATTACAGGGGTCATTAAAGCGAATATTCCTTCACGGATTGCATTTAGCGTTTCCTCTCAAATTGATTCAAGGACCATTCTCGATATGGGCGGCGCGGAAAAGCTTCTGGGCCGCGGGGACATGCTGTTCCTTCCGGTCGGGGCAAATAAACCGGTACGGGTACAAGGGGCGTTTTTGTCTGACGAAGAAGTAGAAAAAATCGTGGATTATGTGATCACACAGCAAAAAGCACAATATCAGGAGGAAATGATTCCTGATGAAGTTTCTGAACCGCAAGCAGAAGTATCAGATGATTTATATGATGAAGCAGTTGAGCTGGTCGTCGGTATGCAGACGGCGTCAGTATCTATGCTGCAAAGACGATTCAGAATCGGATACACTCGGGCTGCAAGGTTAATTGACTATATGGAGGATCGGGGAGTCGTCGGTCCTTATGAAGGCAGCAAGCCGAGGGAAGTCCTTTTATCAAAAGAAAAATATGAAGAGCTTTCTTCTTAAACAAAACACCCGCCAATTTGGCGGGTGTTATTTTAGTGTTGAATAATATTATTATGTAAACTAAAGTGATCTGTGGTTTTTCTTTACCACATACATATTTTGTTTATAGAGCAGACACAATAGACAGGAAGTTGCTGCTTTCATGTTTTTCGGACTAAAACAAGTCAGGGCTTTTGTTTCCCTAATTTTTTTTCAATTGGTATAATGACATTCATAAGCGGATTAGCGATTTATACCAATCTTTCTACATATGATTAAAGAATAGCAAAAGGAGGTCATACATTGAAAGGCTTAACTGAAACGAAGCATAAACAAAACGGCTTAACTGCTCATTTCATAAAAACAGAAAAATTTAAAACGATAACTGTAACTTTTAAAATGCTTGCGCCTTTGCAAAAAGAGACGGTGACGAAACGGGCGCTATTTCCTTATGTGCTTCAAAGAGGCACGAAGAACTATCCGAAAACATCGGACATCCAAGCATACTTAGATACGTTATATGGGGCCACTTTTTCTGTGGATCTAACGAAAAAAGGGGAACAGCATGTCATTTCCTTTCGGATGGAAGTGGCGAATGAAAAGTTTTTATCCGACCAAACGCCGCTTCTTGAAAAAGCCATGCAGCTTTTTTCAGAAATAATCTTCATCCCTGGTCTGGAAAACGATACATTCTCCGCCCACTATGTCTCTCAGGAAAAACGAACGATGAAACAAAGAATTCAAGCGGTATTCGATGATAAAATGAGATACTCAAATTTACGTCTCGTGCAGGAAATGTGCAAGGATGAACCATATGCCCTACACGTCAATGGAGAACTTGAAGATGTTGAACAGATTACAGAGCAAGATTTGTACGATGCGTATCAAAAAGCTTTGCATGAGGATCAGCTAGATCTGTACATCGTAGGGGACATCGACGAGCAGCAGGTTCAAAACCTGACGGAAAAATTTTTCCAGACTAAAGACAGAGAGAACCGCTTATTTCAGGCAGCCGAGGCCAAAGGCGGGCAAGAGCCTAAGGAAGTTATTGAAGATTCAGATGTCAAGCAAGGAAAATTAAACATTGGCTACAGAACAAACATTCATTACGGCGATGAAGATTATCCGGCACTCCAAGTTTTCAATGGACTGTTCGGCGGATTTTCCCATTCAAAGCTATTCATTAATGTCAGGGAAAAGGAAAGCCTTGCCTACTATGCAGCATCCCGTGTCGAAAGCTTTAAAGGACTTTTAATGGTGATGTCGGGAATTGAAGTGAAAAATTACGAAAAAGCCGTCACCATTATTCAAGAACAGTTTCAGGCGATGAAAAATGGGGATTTTTCGGAAGATGAAATTGCCCAAACGAAGGCCGTCATCAAAAATCAGATGCTTGAAACGCTGGATACCTCTCATGGTGTTACAGAGCTTTTGTATCAGCAGGCTGCAGCACATGAAGAAAAAAGCGTTGAAGACATTCTTGAAGCCATTGAACGTGTGACAAAAGATGAAATCGTTCAAGCAGCCGCAAAAATCGAGCTCGATACCACCTATTTTTTAAAGGGATCGGAGGGAGAAGCTTAAAATGAAAACCGAGACATTTGAACAGCTTCAGGAAACCTTATATCACGAAAAAATGAAAACCGGTCTTGAGGTGTATGTACTTCCTAAAACCGGATTTAACAAAACATATGCCACATTTACTACGAAGTACGGATCTATTGACAATCAGTTTGTCCCGCTGCAAAAAAACGAGATGATCCATGTGCCGGATGGGATCGCTCATTTTCTTGAGCACAAGCTATTTGAGAAGGAAGATGGCGATGTTTTTCAGCAATTTAGCAAGCATGGCGCTTCAGCCAACGCGTTTACTTCCTTTACACGGACCGCTTATTTGTTTTCAAGCACCTCAAATGTCGAGCGCAATCTGGAAACATTGATCGACTTTGTTCAAGATCCTTACTTCACAGAAAAAACGGTAGAAAAAGAAAAAGGGATTATCGGACAGGAAATTCACATGTATGAGGATAATCCTGATTGGCGGCTGTTTTTCGGTTTGATCCAGAATATGTATGAAGAGCATCCTGTTAAAATTGATATCGCCGGAACAGTAGAAAGCATTTCTCATATTACAAAAGATTTGCTGTACGAATGCTACAACACGTTTTATCATCCGAGCAACATGCTGTTGTTTGTCGTTGGTCCGGTAGATCCTGAGGCAATTATTACACAGGTCAGGGAAAATCAAGAGAAGAAACCTTTTACGGATCAGCCGGAAATCGCCAGAAAGGATATTAAAGATCCCGACCATGTTATAAAAAAAGTAAATGAAATTAAAATGAGTGTGCAGCGATCCAAATGCTTAGTTGGAGTAAAAGCGAAAAATCCATTCAAACAAGGAGATGAGCTGCTTACCCATGAGCTGGCAATGAATTTGCTGCTTGAATGCTTGTTCGGCAAGAGCTCTTCCAACTATGAAGAGCTTTACGAAAAAGGATTGATTGACGAGACATTCAGCTATGATTACACCGAAGAGTATGGATTTGGCTTCGTGTCTGTCGGAGGGGATACCGATTCTCCGGACGAACTGGCAAGCGCTCTGCAAGAAACTTTGCTGAAAGCATCATCCATTGTGAGCGAACAAAAAATGGAATTGGCTCGAAAGAAGAAAATCGGACAGTTTTTAAAAGCAATGAATTCACCGGAATATATCGCTAATCAATTTACGAGATATGCCTTTAGTCAAATGAATCTTCTAGAAGTTGTCCAATTCCTTGAACGGATTAAGCTTTCAGATATTATGAAAATTGCCGATGAGGAATTTTCTGAGAACAGAATCACGGTTTGTAAAGTGGTCCCTAAATAGCCATCCTTCGCCAAGAGGGATGGTTTTCCCGTATGATGGATAGAAAAAAGAAAGCGGGGTTTTTAGAACATGAAGAAAGCGGCTCTCGTTACCGGTGCAAGCGGAGGAATCGGACAGCGTGTGGCGGAATCCCTTGCGGAAAACAACTATAATCTTTATTTACATTATCATCAAAACCATCAGGCTGCCAGCCGGCTGGCTGAAAAATTGAATAAGCAATTCGATGTGTCTGCAACTCTAATCCAATGTGATTTTTCAAGCAAAACAGAGGTGAATCGGATCTCTGATGAAATCACGACTCCGCTAGATGCTATTGTGTTAACCAGCGGAATCAGCAGAATCGGGCTTATCACAGACATGACAGATGAACTCGTTGAAGAAATGATACATATTCACGTCTCCTCTCCTTTTAAGTTAATACGAAATCTTCTGCCGCCAATGATATCAAGAAAAAAAGGAAGCATCGTTGTCATCAGCTCGATTTGGGGAGAAACCGGTGCTGCGTGTGAGGTGCTGTACAGTATGGCAAAGGGTGCGCAGCATTCATTTGTAAAAGCTCTCGCCAAAGAATTGGCACCAAGCGGAATCCGTGTCAATGCGGTGGCGCCAGGCGCAATCAACACTGCCATGAATGAACAGTTTTCAGATGAGGAAATCCGTATGATGTCTGAAGAAATTCCGATGGGAAGGCTCGGTAAGCCGAACGAAATCGCTGGCTGTGTTGAATTTTTGCTATCTGAAAAATCCTCTTATGTGACCGGACAAATTCTCTCGGCAAACGGCGGATGGCTTTGCTAAAAAGTGAATGAAAACGAAATTGTCAGGACACACTACCATCGTAAGATAATTAAAAAGGAGGGGCAGCTATGTCTGTATTAGACAACTGGGACAGCTGGAAAAGCTTTTTAGGTGACAGAATTAACTTTGCTCATGAAAGAGGAATGTCTGATGAAACCATTTCAGATTTAGCCTTTGAAATTGGCGGGTACTTAGCGAATCAGGTTGATTCACAGAACCAGCAGGAGAAAGTTCTTGCCGATCTATGGAGTGTTGCCTCTGAAGATGAACAAAGAGCAATCGCAAAAATCATGGTAAAACTTGTTGAAAATAACAGTACCCACTAAAAAAAGAGAGGGAATCCTCTCTTTTTTTCGTTTACCTGCACATAAGACTTTCTTAATCCGCAAAAATGATTTATGATTAAGAGGAGTGAAATTTTGCCACAATGTAGGGGGTTTGTCGTTTGACAAAGCTTGAATGGTACTTCGAATATGAAATTCAAGTCAATCGTCCAGGGCTGCTTGGAGATATTTCTTCATTGCTTGGCATGCTTTCAATTAATATTGTAACGATCAATGGTGTTGATTTGTCCAGAAGGGGCCTCTTGCTCAGATGCAGCCACATGGATCAAATCAAGCGATTGGAATCGATTTTAAATACAATGGATACAATTAGAGTGACAAAGCTAAGGGAGCCAAAGCTTCGAGATCGATTAGCCGTCAGACACGGGCGCTATATTCAGAGGGATGCAGACGATAAAAAAACGTTTCGGTTCGTTAGAGATGAACTGGGCTTATTAGTTGATTTTATGGCTGAGCTTTTTAAAAAAGACGGCCACAAGCTAATTGGCATCCGCGGTATGCCTCGAGTCGGAAAAACGGAATCGATTGTTGCTTCAAGCGTTTGTGCAAGCAAGCGGTGGCTTTTTGTTTCATCAACTCTATTAAAGCAGACGATTCGAAGCCAGCTCATTGCAGACGAATACAGTACAGAAAATGTCTTCATCGTGGATGGGATTGTCTCGACCAGAAGGGGTTCTGAACGACACCTTCAGCTTCTCAGAGAAATTATGCAATTGCCGGCGACCAAGGTGGTTGAACATCCCGATATTTTCGTACAGAATACGGAATATACGATGGATGACTTTGATTATATTATTGAGCTTCGCAATCATGATGACGAAGTAATTACATACGAAAATGCCGAAGAATCTCAAATGTTTGACCAATCGGGATTATCCGGCTTTGATTTCTAAAATGGAGGGTGTAGTTTTGACTGAATTAGGACTACGGCTAAAAGAGGCCAGAGAGGAACAAGGAATGACTCTTGAGGATCTTCAGGGGACCACGAAAATACAAAAGCGGTATTTAGTGGCGATTGAAGAAGGAAACTACGATGTCATCCCAGGAAAGTTTTATGTACGAGCATTCATTAAGCAATACTCAGAAACTGTCGGGCTAGATTCCGATCTTTTGTTCGATGAGTATAAAAAGGATGTTCCAAGTACGCAAACGGACGAAGTATCAGAGAAGATTTCACAAATGCCCGCTAAAAAGGAGCTGCCAAAATCAGCCTCTAAATTCATGGGGGCATTGCCTACCATTCTTGTCATTTTAGGTGTGATCGTCGTTGCGGCAATCTTTTATATATTAATTTTGGGAGGAAATCAATCTCAGTCTCCTCCTAATAATACATCTCCAAATACTGAAAAAAGTGAGTACGCTGTTTCTGATGATTCTCCGCTAACTGATGCAGAAAAAAAGCAAAAAGACGGTGAAACCCAATCAGAAAAGACAACAAACCAGGAATCAAATGATTCTGCTGCATCTACTACGGAAAACAAGAAGCCGGAATTGAATATTTCTGCAGTAGGCTCGGAAGGTACGACAACCACTTATGAAGTAACAGGAGCGGAATCACTTAAATTAGAAGTGATTGCTAAAGAAAGCTCTTGGGTCCGCGTTCGTGATGAGGCAGGAAAGGAGCTTCAGGCCGGAGAGCTTTCTAAAGGAAAATCTTTTTCTCATGATATTTCCGATCAGGCAGAAGTTGATTTGCGCCTTGGCTATACGCCGGGAATCGAATTGAAAGTGAATGGGAAAACTGTCTCTTACAAATTAAATCCAAATGAAGCTATAACTCAAAATATAAAGATAATAAATAAAAAGGAGGAAAAGTCATCTTGAAATCACCGAAGATGACTTTTTCATATGATGGAGGAAAAAAATGTTCAATCTCCCAAATAAAATAACACTTTCCAGAATTGCACTTATTCCAATCTTTATGATCTTCATGCTGGCTCCGCTGGATTTTGGCCAGGTGCAGATTGGAAATGAAAGTATACAGACTGCGCATCTTGCAGGAGCCATTCTGTTTATTATTGCTTCAACTACAGATTGGGTCGACGGTTATTACGCAAGAAAACTGAATATGGTTACGAATTTCGGGAAATTTCTCGATCCTTTAGCTGACAAGCTTCTCGTTTCTGCTGCATTGATTATTTTGGTACAAATTGGATTAGCGCCTGCATGGATGGTAATTGTCATTATCAGCAGAGAATTTGCTGTCACCGGACTTAGGCTTGTGCTTGCAGGGACAGGAGAAGTCGTTGCTGCCAATATGTTGGGAAAAATTAAAACGTGGGCACAAATCATTGCTGTATCTGCGCTGCTCTTA
This window of the Bacillus gobiensis genome carries:
- a CDS encoding DNA translocase FtsK, with the translated sequence MAKTKRRSKKKSVKKLSIKYELYGLLCIAISIIAVLQLGVVGNTFVYLFRFFMGEWFILCLISLFLIGVSVFWKKKTPTFFTRRKAGVYCIIASILLLSHIMLFQNAANGMHSPSVIRVTWELFSEELKGQRGQADLGGGMIGAVLFAASYFLFASFGSRLVAILLILIGIVLITDRSLQEMLKKFGGPVFRFFQNQWSSFIDDLKQLRAGAKSSKTKSAKKQKVRKKPAEEKDVEDAWEPEPSQPVHSEPIISSFSDRDDFQSEIPEDEQPGSGQKAPAAKNKTEESGESPANENVAITFSEPENKDYHLPSIESLSQPAHSGQLTDKKNIYENARKLERTFQSFGVKAKVTQVHLGPAVTKYEVYPDVGVKVSKIVNLSDDLALALAAKDIRIEAPIPGKSAIGIEVPNAEVAMVSLREVLESKLNDRPDAKLLIGLGRNISGEAVLAELNKMPHLLVAGATGSGKSVCVNGIIISILMRAKPHEVKLMMIDPKMVELNVYNGIPHLLAPVVTDPKKASQALKKVVNEMERRYELFSHTGTRNIEGFNDYIKRSNQEEGAMQAELPYIVVIVDELADLMMVASSDVEDSITRLSQMARAAGIHMIIATQRPSVDVITGVIKANIPSRIAFSVSSQIDSRTILDMGGAEKLLGRGDMLFLPVGANKPVRVQGAFLSDEEVEKIVDYVITQQKAQYQEEMIPDEVSEPQAEVSDDLYDEAVELVVGMQTASVSMLQRRFRIGYTRAARLIDYMEDRGVVGPYEGSKPREVLLSKEKYEELSS
- the yfmF gene encoding EF-P 5-aminopentanol modification-associated protein YfmF; translation: MKGLTETKHKQNGLTAHFIKTEKFKTITVTFKMLAPLQKETVTKRALFPYVLQRGTKNYPKTSDIQAYLDTLYGATFSVDLTKKGEQHVISFRMEVANEKFLSDQTPLLEKAMQLFSEIIFIPGLENDTFSAHYVSQEKRTMKQRIQAVFDDKMRYSNLRLVQEMCKDEPYALHVNGELEDVEQITEQDLYDAYQKALHEDQLDLYIVGDIDEQQVQNLTEKFFQTKDRENRLFQAAEAKGGQEPKEVIEDSDVKQGKLNIGYRTNIHYGDEDYPALQVFNGLFGGFSHSKLFINVREKESLAYYAASRVESFKGLLMVMSGIEVKNYEKAVTIIQEQFQAMKNGDFSEDEIAQTKAVIKNQMLETLDTSHGVTELLYQQAAAHEEKSVEDILEAIERVTKDEIVQAAAKIELDTTYFLKGSEGEA
- the yfmH gene encoding EF-P 5-aminopentanol modification-associated protein YfmH, which codes for MKTETFEQLQETLYHEKMKTGLEVYVLPKTGFNKTYATFTTKYGSIDNQFVPLQKNEMIHVPDGIAHFLEHKLFEKEDGDVFQQFSKHGASANAFTSFTRTAYLFSSTSNVERNLETLIDFVQDPYFTEKTVEKEKGIIGQEIHMYEDNPDWRLFFGLIQNMYEEHPVKIDIAGTVESISHITKDLLYECYNTFYHPSNMLLFVVGPVDPEAIITQVRENQEKKPFTDQPEIARKDIKDPDHVIKKVNEIKMSVQRSKCLVGVKAKNPFKQGDELLTHELAMNLLLECLFGKSSSNYEELYEKGLIDETFSYDYTEEYGFGFVSVGGDTDSPDELASALQETLLKASSIVSEQKMELARKKKIGQFLKAMNSPEYIANQFTRYAFSQMNLLEVVQFLERIKLSDIMKIADEEFSENRITVCKVVPK
- the ymfI gene encoding elongation factor P 5-aminopentanone reductase, with amino-acid sequence MKKAALVTGASGGIGQRVAESLAENNYNLYLHYHQNHQAASRLAEKLNKQFDVSATLIQCDFSSKTEVNRISDEITTPLDAIVLTSGISRIGLITDMTDELVEEMIHIHVSSPFKLIRNLLPPMISRKKGSIVVISSIWGETGAACEVLYSMAKGAQHSFVKALAKELAPSGIRVNAVAPGAINTAMNEQFSDEEIRMMSEEIPMGRLGKPNEIAGCVEFLLSEKSSYVTGQILSANGGWLC
- a CDS encoding DUF3243 domain-containing protein encodes the protein MSVLDNWDSWKSFLGDRINFAHERGMSDETISDLAFEIGGYLANQVDSQNQQEKVLADLWSVASEDEQRAIAKIMVKLVENNSTH
- a CDS encoding DUF3388 domain-containing protein, with the translated sequence MTKLEWYFEYEIQVNRPGLLGDISSLLGMLSINIVTINGVDLSRRGLLLRCSHMDQIKRLESILNTMDTIRVTKLREPKLRDRLAVRHGRYIQRDADDKKTFRFVRDELGLLVDFMAELFKKDGHKLIGIRGMPRVGKTESIVASSVCASKRWLFVSSTLLKQTIRSQLIADEYSTENVFIVDGIVSTRRGSERHLQLLREIMQLPATKVVEHPDIFVQNTEYTMDDFDYIIELRNHDDEVITYENAEESQMFDQSGLSGFDF
- a CDS encoding helix-turn-helix domain-containing protein, producing the protein MTELGLRLKEAREEQGMTLEDLQGTTKIQKRYLVAIEEGNYDVIPGKFYVRAFIKQYSETVGLDSDLLFDEYKKDVPSTQTDEVSEKISQMPAKKELPKSASKFMGALPTILVILGVIVVAAIFYILILGGNQSQSPPNNTSPNTEKSEYAVSDDSPLTDAEKKQKDGETQSEKTTNQESNDSAASTTENKKPELNISAVGSEGTTTTYEVTGAESLKLEVIAKESSWVRVRDEAGKELQAGELSKGKSFSHDISDQAEVDLRLGYTPGIELKVNGKTVSYKLNPNEAITQNIKIINKKEEKSS
- the pgsA gene encoding CDP-diacylglycerol--glycerol-3-phosphate 3-phosphatidyltransferase; amino-acid sequence: MFNLPNKITLSRIALIPIFMIFMLAPLDFGQVQIGNESIQTAHLAGAILFIIASTTDWVDGYYARKLNMVTNFGKFLDPLADKLLVSAALIILVQIGLAPAWMVIVIISREFAVTGLRLVLAGTGEVVAANMLGKIKTWAQIIAVSALLLHNLPFELISFPFGTLALWVAVFFTVISGWDYFAKNWDALKTSD